Proteins from a genomic interval of Rhodothermus marinus:
- the ppk1 gene encoding polyphosphate kinase 1: protein MARTATGTASETIRTDGRPSDRLAFAVPQATRPRPVPPGRPLDDPRLYFNRELSWIDFNWRVLFQALDPRVPLLERVRFLAITSTNLDEFFRKRYGGLKRQEAAGVRQLSPDGRTPTEQLRLIREALRPMYDCMYRLWREELRPALAREAGVHVLDYEQLDEAQRRYLTRYFEEQIFPVLTPLAVDPGHPFPLISNLSLSLAVLLRHPKQGTEHFARVKVPTDRGRWVPLEKPLHFVPLEEVVRHHLPEVFRGMEVQGAWAFRITRNADVRRAEEEAEDLIAMIAEELRERRFAPVVRMEAEHTMPDRVRQLLMEELELDPEDLFEVDGPIDLGDCQALAELDLPAFRYEPWEPIIPPALVHEGEAQDRVTIFDILRQRDVLVHHPYESFAASVQRFLEEAADDPHVLAIKQTLYRTSSDSPIMKALMRAAEHGKQVAVLVEVKARFDEANNIEWGQQLERAGVHVTYGLVGLKTHAKVTLVVREENGRLRTYGHIGTGNYNPETARQYADLGLLTGREDIGRDLVNLFHFLTGFAPEQQYQKLLVAPRDLRPALVRLIRQEVAHHQQHGNGRIIAKMNGLDDVGIIQELYRASQAGVPIDLIVRGPCRLRPGLKGYSETIRVISIVGRFLEHSRVYYFHNNGDPLIYIGSADWMRRNLDDRVEVLAPVEDPQLRRRLTRLLELALEDHRTAWELQPDGRYVLRRPREGEEALGFQEQLIVRGRVHKPV, encoded by the coding sequence ATGGCCCGCACGGCAACAGGCACTGCTTCCGAGACGATCCGCACCGACGGCCGGCCGTCGGACCGCCTTGCGTTTGCCGTGCCGCAGGCGACCCGTCCCCGGCCTGTGCCGCCGGGCCGTCCACTGGACGATCCGCGCCTGTACTTCAACCGGGAGCTGAGCTGGATCGACTTCAACTGGCGCGTGCTCTTTCAGGCGCTCGATCCGCGCGTCCCCCTGCTGGAGCGCGTTCGCTTTCTGGCCATCACCTCGACCAACCTCGACGAGTTTTTCCGCAAGCGCTACGGTGGCCTCAAGCGCCAGGAAGCCGCCGGCGTGCGCCAGCTCTCGCCCGACGGCCGCACGCCCACCGAGCAGCTCCGCCTGATCCGGGAGGCGCTCCGGCCCATGTACGACTGCATGTACCGCCTCTGGCGCGAGGAGCTGCGGCCGGCCCTGGCCCGTGAAGCCGGCGTGCATGTGCTCGACTACGAGCAGCTCGACGAAGCGCAGCGGCGCTACCTGACCCGTTACTTCGAAGAACAGATCTTTCCGGTGCTGACGCCGCTGGCCGTCGATCCCGGCCATCCGTTTCCGCTCATTTCGAACCTGAGCCTGTCGCTGGCCGTGCTGCTGCGCCATCCGAAGCAGGGCACCGAGCATTTTGCCCGGGTCAAAGTGCCCACCGACCGCGGACGCTGGGTGCCGCTCGAAAAGCCGCTGCACTTCGTACCGCTCGAAGAAGTGGTGCGACACCACCTGCCCGAGGTATTCCGGGGTATGGAAGTGCAGGGCGCCTGGGCCTTCCGCATCACGCGCAACGCGGACGTCCGACGCGCTGAAGAGGAGGCCGAGGACCTGATCGCGATGATCGCCGAGGAGCTGCGCGAGCGGCGCTTTGCGCCCGTGGTGCGCATGGAAGCCGAGCACACCATGCCGGATCGGGTGCGGCAGCTCCTGATGGAGGAACTGGAGCTGGATCCGGAAGACCTGTTCGAGGTGGACGGTCCGATCGACCTGGGCGATTGCCAGGCGCTGGCCGAACTGGACCTTCCGGCCTTTCGCTACGAACCCTGGGAGCCCATCATTCCCCCGGCGCTCGTGCACGAAGGCGAAGCGCAGGATCGGGTGACCATTTTCGACATCCTGCGGCAGCGCGACGTGCTCGTGCATCATCCCTACGAGTCGTTTGCGGCCAGCGTGCAGCGCTTTCTCGAAGAAGCCGCCGACGATCCGCACGTGCTGGCCATCAAACAGACGCTCTATCGCACTTCCAGCGATTCGCCCATCATGAAGGCGCTCATGCGGGCGGCCGAGCACGGCAAGCAGGTGGCCGTGCTCGTCGAGGTCAAGGCCCGCTTCGACGAAGCGAACAACATCGAATGGGGTCAGCAGCTTGAGCGGGCCGGCGTGCACGTCACCTACGGGCTCGTCGGGTTGAAGACGCACGCCAAGGTGACGCTGGTGGTGCGCGAGGAAAACGGCCGGCTGCGCACCTACGGCCACATCGGCACGGGCAACTACAATCCGGAAACGGCCCGCCAGTACGCCGATCTGGGGCTGCTGACCGGCCGCGAAGACATCGGTCGCGATCTGGTCAACCTGTTCCACTTCCTGACGGGCTTTGCGCCCGAGCAGCAGTACCAGAAGTTGCTGGTGGCGCCGCGCGATCTGCGTCCGGCGCTGGTGCGGCTCATCCGCCAGGAGGTGGCGCATCACCAGCAGCACGGCAACGGCCGCATCATCGCCAAGATGAACGGCCTCGACGACGTCGGCATCATTCAGGAGCTGTACCGCGCCTCGCAGGCCGGCGTGCCCATCGATCTGATCGTGCGCGGGCCGTGTCGGCTCCGCCCCGGTCTGAAGGGCTACAGCGAAACGATTCGGGTCATCAGTATCGTCGGGCGTTTTCTGGAGCACAGCCGCGTTTATTACTTCCACAACAACGGCGATCCACTCATCTACATCGGCAGCGCCGACTGGATGCGGCGCAACCTGGACGACCGCGTCGAGGTGCTGGCGCCTGTCGAAGACCCGCAACTCCGGCGGCGGCTGACGCGTCTGCTGGAGCTGGCCCTGGAAGATCACCGCACGGCCTGGGAGTTGCAGCCCGACGGCCGGTACGTCCTGCGCAGGCCCCGCGAAGGCGAGGAAGCATTGGGCTTTCAGGAGCAGTTGATAGTGCGTGGACGGGTACACAAACCTGTTTGA
- a CDS encoding energy transducer TonB yields MTARVKNEWRVPRADSGETPVAVEVPERLRRRAPYKLPGADLRQYYRLFIMLGLALALALLIVLFRIPWRPKTEVVLAAPEQEVVQLEEIVQTRQELPPPPPPRPTVPIAVPDETILEEEPVSFDVSLDINEAITELPPPPPPPEPQKEAQQPEEEQEIFVVVEEMPEIIGGIERLYELLEYPELARKAGLEGLVVVQFVVEPDGSISNIQVIRSAGKLLDEAAVKAVQQLRFKPGRQRGRPVRVRFSLPIRFKLQPAQ; encoded by the coding sequence ATGACGGCGCGTGTCAAAAATGAATGGCGGGTGCCCCGTGCAGACTCCGGCGAAACGCCGGTAGCCGTCGAGGTGCCGGAGCGTCTGCGGCGTCGGGCGCCGTACAAGCTGCCCGGGGCCGACCTGCGGCAGTACTACCGGCTGTTCATCATGCTGGGGCTGGCGCTGGCGCTGGCGCTGCTGATCGTGCTGTTTCGCATTCCGTGGCGGCCGAAGACCGAGGTGGTGCTGGCCGCGCCTGAGCAGGAGGTGGTGCAGCTCGAGGAAATCGTGCAGACGCGCCAGGAGCTGCCGCCTCCGCCACCGCCGCGTCCGACAGTTCCGATCGCGGTACCTGACGAAACGATCCTGGAAGAAGAGCCGGTGAGCTTCGACGTCTCGCTCGACATTAACGAAGCGATCACCGAGCTGCCGCCGCCTCCACCCCCACCGGAGCCGCAAAAAGAAGCGCAGCAACCGGAGGAAGAGCAGGAAATCTTCGTGGTGGTGGAGGAAATGCCCGAAATCATCGGCGGCATCGAACGGCTCTACGAGCTGCTGGAGTATCCGGAGCTGGCCCGGAAAGCTGGACTCGAGGGCCTGGTGGTGGTGCAGTTCGTCGTGGAACCCGACGGGAGCATCAGCAACATCCAGGTGATTCGTTCGGCCGGCAAGCTGCTGGACGAGGCCGCCGTCAAGGCCGTCCAACAACTGCGCTTCAAGCCCGGACGGCAGCGTGGACGTCCCGTGCGCGTCCGCTTCTCGCTGCCCATCCGGTTCAAGCTGCAACCGGCCCAATAA
- a CDS encoding sensor histidine kinase yields MGPGVLLLLWMGFAPDTLQLQEVPLEGKLPQLSVYSLAADSVGFIWMSTLEGIARWDGVSVRSWKSYYLPEGTEYPITALKLTVDRFQNVWVQAGSNLLLRTAQRDSFIITPYSSLAIAPDGSPWIWTACGPRPYVPNMQPACNEPASEPPPVWKVDAQQQIWWIRNDTLWCLADSKAVRPAVVATNLLLADRRGRLWLQQRDTLSAYQVQGTCRLTPLERIPFSAPINDVALDLYGRLWLATRSGVFVRIQPGKLQQLLIPFPYRTQLTRYVLSLAGDRQGRIWVGTVGGVYVWDPWRPSFRLIGRAQGLESGYVSAILQDRAGHLWVGTIGGGLFVFRLQEQDWRLERQVFLPNPFVWVLAEDAHGHHWIGTDQGLFCLECPRQLLPASPEVRTPGPNTFTALLTDGAALWAGSYTGQIYRIQNDAPQLLYEADAPVRSLLRDGDTLWVGLQDGLLRLVLNDEGRSVEARRESLPAPTVAWSQYRNARGHWLGTSRGLWLRQGTRWLHWDEADGLPSRTIYGLLADDRSLWLSTNRGLVRVFTDSLPRLRFRTYTTAEGLGATEFNRGAYYKDRAGRLYFGGTHGVVWFDPRTIRPYPFAPAPVMLSVLRAREARLVATPFDGRPIVLPPGERAIGLVFRGLFLSFPEGVRYRILMDGERRQTLDLGTSTQLVLSNLTPGTYRITVEAIGPDGQVGRLAEPIHLIARPHLWETTGFRVSLLLLALGLTGGLTFFILSERYRRLLLARQVLEQERRRLSRDLHDEVGATLTSLYFLLHTLPARQQRGEALSGRLRQAAELARTAIDQLRLLLWTTNPENDRLPVLIGYLRETVHQMAEAGGLQTRFTLPDHLPDLPIDAERRHHIVCIVREGMRNVLQHAQAHTVTLAVQLTDHHLRLRLCDDGRGFDPATVSHRGLRYMQERTARLQGTLAIDTRPGRGTCLCLDLPIPRTGD; encoded by the coding sequence ATGGGCCCTGGCGTACTGCTATTGCTGTGGATGGGGTTTGCGCCGGATACGTTGCAACTCCAGGAAGTACCCCTTGAAGGGAAGTTGCCCCAGCTTTCCGTCTACAGCCTGGCAGCCGACAGCGTGGGCTTTATCTGGATGAGTACGCTGGAAGGCATTGCCCGCTGGGATGGTGTGTCGGTCCGCTCCTGGAAAAGCTACTACCTGCCTGAAGGGACCGAATATCCCATCACGGCTTTAAAGCTGACGGTTGATCGGTTTCAGAACGTGTGGGTCCAGGCAGGTTCAAATCTACTTCTGCGTACGGCACAACGTGATTCGTTCATCATTACGCCTTACTCATCTCTCGCAATAGCTCCCGACGGTTCCCCCTGGATCTGGACGGCCTGTGGACCGCGTCCGTACGTGCCAAACATGCAGCCGGCGTGCAACGAGCCGGCTTCAGAACCGCCTCCTGTCTGGAAGGTCGATGCACAGCAACAAATCTGGTGGATCCGAAACGATACGCTGTGGTGCCTTGCCGATTCGAAGGCAGTGCGTCCCGCCGTCGTTGCCACCAATCTACTGCTTGCCGACAGAAGGGGACGGCTCTGGCTGCAGCAACGCGATACGCTGAGTGCCTATCAGGTGCAGGGCACCTGCCGGCTCACCCCGCTGGAACGAATCCCTTTTTCAGCCCCGATAAACGATGTGGCTCTGGATCTTTATGGGCGTCTGTGGCTGGCTACCCGGTCCGGTGTGTTTGTCCGGATACAACCGGGCAAGCTGCAGCAACTTCTGATTCCGTTCCCCTATCGTACCCAGCTTACGCGCTATGTGCTCTCGTTGGCGGGCGATCGACAGGGACGTATCTGGGTAGGAACCGTCGGGGGCGTCTACGTCTGGGATCCCTGGCGTCCGTCTTTTCGCCTGATCGGTCGTGCGCAGGGCCTCGAAAGTGGCTACGTGTCGGCCATTCTGCAGGATCGCGCCGGTCACCTGTGGGTGGGAACGATCGGGGGCGGTTTGTTTGTTTTTCGTCTTCAGGAGCAGGACTGGCGTCTCGAACGTCAGGTGTTTCTCCCCAATCCTTTCGTCTGGGTCCTTGCCGAAGATGCGCATGGACACCACTGGATCGGCACAGATCAGGGGCTATTCTGTCTGGAATGCCCGCGACAGCTTTTACCGGCGTCCCCTGAAGTACGCACGCCCGGCCCGAATACCTTCACCGCTCTGCTGACCGATGGAGCTGCGCTCTGGGCAGGAAGCTATACCGGCCAGATCTACCGCATCCAGAATGACGCCCCGCAACTTCTCTATGAAGCCGATGCCCCTGTCCGGAGCCTCCTTCGCGATGGCGACACGCTCTGGGTCGGGCTGCAAGACGGCCTGTTACGCCTCGTCCTGAATGACGAAGGCAGGTCGGTCGAAGCACGACGCGAATCGCTGCCCGCGCCCACAGTGGCCTGGAGCCAGTATCGTAACGCCAGGGGACACTGGCTCGGCACCAGCCGGGGACTCTGGCTACGGCAGGGTACGCGCTGGCTGCACTGGGACGAAGCGGATGGTTTGCCCTCGCGCACCATCTACGGCCTGCTGGCCGACGACCGCAGCCTCTGGCTGAGCACCAACCGGGGACTTGTACGAGTTTTTACCGATAGTCTGCCCCGGCTGCGTTTTCGCACGTATACAACCGCCGAAGGGCTGGGGGCCACCGAATTCAACCGGGGTGCTTATTATAAAGATCGTGCCGGTCGGTTGTATTTCGGGGGCACGCATGGCGTGGTCTGGTTCGATCCCCGAACGATTCGCCCCTATCCATTTGCTCCTGCCCCCGTGATGCTTTCGGTACTTCGCGCCCGGGAGGCCCGGCTGGTGGCAACCCCGTTCGACGGTCGCCCGATTGTGCTGCCTCCCGGGGAGCGTGCGATCGGCCTGGTTTTCCGCGGATTGTTCCTGTCGTTTCCGGAGGGCGTGCGCTATCGCATCCTGATGGATGGTGAGCGTCGGCAAACGCTCGATCTCGGAACAAGCACTCAGCTTGTGCTCAGTAACCTGACGCCGGGCACCTACCGAATCACGGTAGAGGCTATCGGTCCCGATGGACAGGTCGGGCGTCTGGCCGAGCCGATCCACCTCATAGCCCGGCCTCATCTATGGGAGACCACAGGTTTTCGAGTAAGCCTGTTGCTGCTGGCCCTGGGTCTTACCGGAGGCCTGACCTTTTTCATCCTTTCGGAGCGCTACCGACGCCTGCTGCTGGCGCGTCAGGTGCTCGAGCAGGAGCGTCGCCGGCTCAGCCGGGATCTCCACGACGAGGTCGGCGCCACGCTCACAAGCCTGTATTTTCTGCTGCACACGCTACCGGCGCGTCAGCAGCGTGGCGAAGCCCTGTCGGGGCGTCTGCGCCAGGCTGCCGAGCTGGCTCGCACGGCCATCGACCAGCTCCGGCTGCTGCTCTGGACGACCAACCCGGAAAACGACCGCCTGCCCGTATTGATCGGCTACTTGCGCGAAACGGTTCACCAGATGGCCGAAGCGGGCGGCCTGCAGACACGCTTCACACTGCCTGATCACCTACCCGACCTGCCCATCGATGCCGAACGGCGACACCACATCGTCTGCATCGTACGCGAAGGCATGCGTAACGTACTTCAGCATGCACAGGCCCACACCGTTACCCTGGCGGTTCAGCTGACCGACCACCACCTGAGGCTCCGCCTCTGCGACGACGGTCGGGGATTCGACCCGGCTACCGTCTCTCACCGCGGGCTGCGCTACATGCAGGAACGAACCGCCCGCCTGCAGGGCACGCTGGCAATCGACACCCGGCCCGGACGCGGTACCTGCCTGTGCCTCGACCTTCCCATCCCCCGAACGGGGGATTGA
- a CDS encoding universal stress protein, translating to MLEIRRILFADDYSECAEKALPIALALAQEHEAELHLLHVVVPYEDARGLSALTEEQEARLKERLRDRLNAARKGQRKEAAGALKLVVAVERDIAPAPGILGYAEDHDIDVIVMGTHGRRGFRHFLMGSVAEEVVRMARCPVITTRQQVDPWHVHPPRRILVPVDFSEHSRTALRYGRELAAAFGGQLTVLYVIEEILHPAFYNTGVFSIYDVMPDIEERSKKALEEFVVRTDGPEVPINYRVVHGRAVREIVHEAEREPADLIVMSTHGLTGLQHLLLGSVTERVIRQAPCPVFVVKAFGKSLLRPTRAEASEKVKTTT from the coding sequence ATGCTGGAGATTCGACGCATCCTGTTTGCGGATGACTATTCAGAATGCGCGGAAAAAGCGCTTCCCATTGCGCTGGCACTGGCGCAGGAGCACGAGGCCGAGCTGCACCTGCTGCACGTGGTGGTGCCCTACGAAGATGCGCGGGGCCTTTCGGCGCTGACCGAGGAGCAGGAAGCCCGGCTCAAAGAGCGGCTGCGGGATCGCCTGAACGCCGCCCGCAAAGGACAGCGCAAAGAGGCAGCCGGAGCCCTGAAGCTGGTGGTGGCCGTCGAGCGCGACATCGCACCGGCGCCCGGCATCCTGGGCTATGCCGAAGACCACGACATCGACGTGATCGTGATGGGCACGCACGGCCGCCGGGGCTTCCGGCACTTCCTGATGGGTAGCGTGGCCGAAGAGGTGGTGCGCATGGCCCGTTGCCCGGTGATCACCACGCGGCAGCAGGTGGATCCCTGGCACGTGCATCCGCCGCGCCGCATCCTGGTGCCGGTGGACTTCTCCGAGCACAGCCGGACCGCCCTGCGCTACGGCCGGGAGCTGGCCGCCGCCTTTGGCGGACAGCTCACCGTGCTCTACGTCATCGAGGAGATCCTGCATCCGGCCTTCTACAACACGGGCGTCTTCTCGATCTACGACGTGATGCCGGACATCGAGGAGCGCTCGAAGAAGGCGCTGGAAGAGTTCGTGGTGCGCACCGACGGTCCGGAGGTGCCGATCAACTATCGGGTGGTGCATGGCCGCGCCGTGCGGGAGATCGTGCATGAAGCCGAGCGGGAGCCGGCCGACCTGATCGTGATGTCCACGCACGGCCTGACCGGCCTGCAGCATCTGCTGCTGGGCAGCGTGACCGAACGGGTCATCCGGCAGGCACCCTGCCCGGTGTTCGTCGTGAAGGCCTTCGGCAAGTCGCTGCTGCGACCGACCAGGGCCGAAGCTTCCGAAAAGGTAAAGACCACAACCTGA
- a CDS encoding Acg family FMN-binding oxidoreductase, translating into MEVTIRSDPKSSEGMTTAWKEDPWQVAEHDFPRYATPEAQLRFLLNYAVLAPSVHNTQPWRFRVVGSEVELYADRTRALAVADPEDRQLIMSCGAALFHLQVAMRHFGYQPQVRLLPDPDDPDLLAFVRLGPPEPGTLLDHRLFQAIKKRHTNRLPFENRPVPEAELRALDRAVEQEGAHLVVIRQKEKRYELAELITEADRIQTADPRFRRELAAWTHPARNESKDGLPLTARGLQEWLGPAGPLVLRTFLWARGQVARDRQLAEGSPVLLVLLTERDEPLVWLQAGQALDRLLLQAADYGLSASFLNQPIEVPEMRKKLRDWLGTEAWPQTILRLGYGPAVPPTPRRPVHEVLLQSRYL; encoded by the coding sequence ATGGAGGTGACGATTCGCAGCGATCCCAAAAGCAGCGAGGGCATGACGACGGCCTGGAAGGAAGATCCGTGGCAGGTGGCCGAGCACGACTTTCCCCGCTACGCCACGCCTGAAGCGCAATTGCGTTTTCTGCTGAACTATGCCGTGCTGGCCCCTTCGGTCCACAACACGCAACCCTGGCGCTTTCGGGTGGTGGGCAGCGAGGTGGAACTCTACGCCGACCGCACGCGCGCGCTGGCCGTGGCCGATCCCGAAGACCGTCAGCTCATCATGAGTTGCGGCGCGGCGCTGTTTCACCTGCAGGTGGCCATGCGTCATTTCGGCTACCAGCCTCAGGTGCGGCTGCTGCCGGACCCGGACGACCCCGACCTGCTGGCCTTCGTCCGACTGGGACCACCCGAGCCCGGCACCCTGCTGGACCATCGGCTGTTTCAGGCTATCAAAAAGCGCCATACGAACCGCCTGCCCTTCGAAAATCGCCCCGTCCCCGAGGCCGAACTGAGGGCGCTGGATCGGGCCGTCGAGCAGGAAGGAGCCCATCTGGTCGTGATTCGGCAAAAAGAAAAACGCTACGAGCTGGCCGAACTGATCACCGAAGCCGACCGCATCCAGACCGCCGACCCGCGCTTCCGGCGTGAACTGGCAGCCTGGACGCACCCCGCCCGCAACGAAAGCAAAGACGGATTGCCGCTGACCGCCCGGGGCCTGCAGGAGTGGCTGGGACCGGCCGGACCGCTCGTGCTGCGCACCTTCCTCTGGGCCCGGGGACAGGTGGCCCGCGATCGGCAGCTGGCCGAAGGCTCGCCCGTGCTGCTGGTGCTCCTGACCGAACGCGACGAGCCGCTGGTCTGGCTGCAGGCCGGACAGGCCCTGGACCGGCTGCTGCTCCAGGCGGCCGACTACGGCCTGTCGGCGTCTTTTCTGAATCAGCCCATCGAAGTACCGGAAATGCGCAAAAAACTTCGCGACTGGCTTGGCACCGAGGCCTGGCCACAGACCATCCTGCGCCTGGGCTATGGGCCGGCCGTGCCACCCACACCGCGCCGACCCGTGCACGAAGTGCTGCTCCAGAGCCGTTATCTCTGA
- a CDS encoding universal stress protein, with the protein MWRNILVPTDFSGAARQALQLAVRLAPPGCTVHVMHVITPTESDPYSPVRLRPEGQARQRLPEEVTDELLQQLVQDVATDHVAVARAWRRASDVVGAILDYADTVEAELIVLGTHGRRGLQRFLLGSVAEAIVRRASVPVLTVREHARVPEAIQHILVPTDFSEDARMALREAARWAAHFRARLTLLHVLAPAVIPVSVTEMAAVYEVMPGLQERIQEELTRWIEAEVPETVSSDVRIEEGPVDLTILEQARQEQADLIVMATHGRSGVARWLLGSVTERVLRQAPCPVLTLRHRELPSEPSLH; encoded by the coding sequence ATGTGGCGCAATATACTGGTTCCCACGGATTTTTCCGGAGCCGCCCGCCAGGCACTGCAACTGGCCGTGCGGCTGGCGCCACCGGGCTGTACGGTGCACGTGATGCACGTGATCACGCCGACCGAAAGCGATCCGTACAGCCCGGTGCGGCTCCGGCCCGAAGGGCAGGCCCGCCAGCGACTGCCCGAAGAGGTGACCGACGAATTGCTGCAGCAACTTGTGCAGGACGTGGCCACCGACCATGTGGCCGTTGCGCGCGCCTGGCGGCGCGCTTCGGACGTGGTCGGAGCTATTCTGGATTATGCCGACACCGTGGAGGCCGAATTGATCGTGCTGGGCACGCATGGCCGCCGCGGACTGCAACGCTTTCTGCTGGGGAGCGTAGCCGAAGCCATCGTGCGCCGCGCTTCAGTACCCGTACTGACCGTGCGCGAGCACGCCCGCGTGCCGGAAGCCATCCAGCATATCCTGGTGCCCACGGACTTTTCCGAGGACGCCCGCATGGCACTCCGTGAGGCCGCCCGCTGGGCCGCCCACTTCCGGGCCCGGCTGACCCTCCTGCATGTACTGGCCCCGGCCGTCATTCCCGTCTCGGTGACCGAGATGGCCGCCGTCTATGAGGTCATGCCGGGGCTGCAGGAGCGCATTCAGGAAGAACTCACGCGCTGGATCGAAGCCGAAGTGCCCGAGACCGTGTCCTCTGACGTTCGCATCGAAGAAGGGCCGGTCGATCTGACCATCCTGGAGCAGGCCCGACAGGAACAGGCCGATCTGATCGTGATGGCCACCCACGGTCGCTCCGGCGTGGCCCGCTGGCTGCTGGGCAGCGTGACCGAACGCGTGCTGCGCCAGGCCCCCTGTCCGGTACTTACCCTCCGCCATCGCGAACTGCCTTCGGAGCCTTCTCTTCATTGA